In Arthrobacter sp. B3I4, the following proteins share a genomic window:
- the hisD gene encoding histidinol dehydrogenase — protein MDEVPAQRLPEVVATVSAMLAEIETNGMDAVLKYAKELDRWQGGPVEISQEQLAKTGDSLSGELREALMASAERTRLFAIEQREHLTDFEVELIPGVFTGQKYVPVSQVGAYLPAGRFPILASAFMTVGVAKAAGVQNVLACSPPTAQGRPDDGVLYAAYLAGVDRAFALGGVQAVAAMAFGLLDEQPADILVGAGNAYVTEAKRQLFGRVGIDLLAGPSEVAVIADESADAELVAADLLGQAEHGPQSPASLVTTSRQLGEEVIRHINRQLRALATREIAGAAWRDYGTVYVADSRETAVRIMDLLAPEHLEIQTSDDSYYHENLQNYGSIFLGPWSTVAYSDKGSSGTNHVLPTGGGARSSAGLSVSRFLKPLTFQRVEKNATPRLANYVTTISDTEGMAAHKATAVLRLERFNR, from the coding sequence GTGGACGAAGTCCCGGCCCAGCGACTTCCAGAGGTCGTCGCGACCGTTTCCGCCATGCTCGCCGAGATCGAAACCAACGGCATGGACGCGGTTCTTAAGTACGCCAAAGAGCTGGACCGGTGGCAGGGAGGGCCGGTCGAAATCAGCCAGGAGCAGCTGGCCAAAACCGGTGACTCGCTCTCCGGCGAGCTGCGGGAGGCGCTGATGGCAAGCGCCGAGCGGACCCGGCTTTTCGCTATCGAGCAGCGCGAGCACCTGACCGATTTCGAGGTGGAGCTCATCCCAGGGGTCTTCACCGGACAAAAGTATGTTCCGGTGTCGCAGGTGGGAGCCTACCTTCCGGCGGGCCGGTTCCCGATCCTGGCCAGCGCGTTCATGACAGTGGGGGTCGCGAAGGCTGCGGGCGTCCAGAATGTCCTGGCCTGCAGCCCGCCCACCGCTCAGGGACGGCCGGACGACGGCGTGCTGTACGCCGCCTACCTCGCAGGGGTGGACCGGGCGTTTGCGCTCGGCGGTGTGCAGGCGGTCGCCGCCATGGCTTTCGGGCTGCTGGACGAACAACCCGCGGACATCCTTGTCGGCGCTGGAAACGCCTATGTCACCGAGGCCAAGCGGCAGCTGTTCGGACGCGTCGGCATTGACCTGTTGGCGGGACCGTCCGAGGTTGCGGTGATCGCCGACGAATCCGCTGATGCTGAGCTCGTCGCTGCTGACCTCCTCGGCCAGGCCGAGCACGGCCCGCAGTCGCCGGCGTCGCTGGTGACCACTTCGCGCCAACTGGGAGAAGAAGTCATCCGCCACATCAACAGGCAACTGCGGGCGCTGGCCACCAGGGAGATTGCCGGAGCGGCGTGGCGCGATTACGGCACCGTCTATGTCGCCGACAGCCGGGAAACTGCCGTTCGCATCATGGACCTGCTCGCGCCGGAACATCTGGAGATCCAGACTTCCGACGACAGCTACTACCACGAAAACTTGCAGAACTACGGGTCCATCTTCTTAGGTCCCTGGTCCACGGTGGCCTACTCGGACAAAGGATCCTCCGGGACGAACCACGTGCTTCCAACCGGAGGGGGTGCCCGGTCCTCGGCGGGGCTGTCCGTGTCCCGGTTCCTCAAGCCCTTAACTTTTCAGCGCGTCGAAAAAAATGCCACCCCGCGCCTGGCCAACTACGTCACCACGATCTCGGACACGGAAGGAATGGCGGCCCACAAAGCGACCGCCGTCCTCCGCCTTGAGCGCTTTAACAGGTAG
- a CDS encoding ABC transporter substrate-binding protein, with protein MMTRKFLRKRFAALVPMGVAVALAMTACGSGGGSSGGGGASGGDQKTITIATSNDAPFSFTEQGSGELKGIDGEMINAIAQAKGWKIKVFTSEYATLIAALNAKKADAIVDAMYITDERKKQINFTDPWYTEGEAMVVPADSTLASRDDVKGKVLGAQTGTVFKDLVDSLGGSQVKLFDSQAALLAAVENKQVDAVFTDSAVIGYSLVQKPNPKLKVVTPYKPFYPGIIGAGVRKDDTQLLQDLNSGLADLKKTPKYVEILKKYGLTEDNAIK; from the coding sequence ATGATGACTAGAAAGTTCCTCCGCAAGCGTTTCGCTGCACTGGTGCCCATGGGCGTCGCCGTGGCCCTCGCCATGACAGCCTGTGGTTCAGGGGGTGGTAGTTCAGGCGGTGGCGGGGCCAGCGGCGGCGACCAGAAGACCATCACAATCGCCACTTCCAACGACGCGCCCTTCTCCTTTACCGAGCAGGGCTCCGGCGAACTCAAAGGCATTGACGGGGAGATGATCAACGCCATCGCGCAGGCCAAGGGCTGGAAGATCAAGGTCTTCACCTCGGAGTATGCGACGTTGATCGCCGCACTCAACGCAAAGAAGGCCGATGCGATCGTCGACGCCATGTACATCACCGACGAACGGAAGAAACAGATCAACTTCACGGACCCTTGGTACACCGAGGGGGAAGCCATGGTGGTCCCGGCCGATTCAACGCTGGCGTCCCGTGACGACGTGAAAGGGAAGGTTCTCGGCGCTCAGACCGGCACCGTGTTCAAGGACCTGGTTGACAGCCTCGGCGGCAGCCAGGTGAAGCTGTTCGACTCCCAGGCTGCCCTGCTCGCCGCCGTCGAAAACAAGCAAGTCGACGCGGTGTTCACCGACAGTGCTGTTATCGGTTACAGCCTGGTCCAGAAGCCGAACCCGAAGCTGAAAGTCGTCACTCCTTACAAGCCCTTCTACCCGGGCATCATCGGCGCCGGTGTGCGTAAAGACGACACGCAACTGCTTCAGGATCTGAATTCCGGTCTTGCGGACCTGAAGAAGACGCCCAAATACGTCGAGATCCTCAAGAAGTACGGGTTGACGGAAGACAACGCCATCAAGTGA
- a CDS encoding amino acid ABC transporter permease: MDFITNTLAVFPALLQAVPVVVQLALGAMAMALVLGLLVALARISSSKILRGIATFYLEVIRGTPLLVQLVYIFFVLPSIGVSIEPVPAGILGLGLNYAAYLSEVFRSAILSVEHGQTEAALSLGYTPSRTLWKVVIPQSFVVSMGPIGNYFIAMIKDTALTSVIAVTEILKTANILNSQTFQTTAIYTAAAVLYLIISLPLSRVVVVLERKARASG, translated from the coding sequence GTGGACTTCATTACTAACACCCTGGCGGTGTTCCCGGCCCTCCTGCAGGCCGTTCCCGTCGTCGTCCAACTCGCGCTCGGGGCCATGGCGATGGCCCTCGTGCTGGGTCTCCTGGTGGCCCTGGCCCGTATCTCCTCGAGCAAAATCCTCCGCGGCATTGCCACGTTCTACCTTGAGGTGATTCGCGGTACTCCGCTGCTGGTGCAGCTCGTCTATATCTTCTTTGTCCTTCCCAGCATCGGCGTGAGTATCGAACCCGTGCCGGCCGGCATCCTGGGCCTGGGCCTCAACTACGCCGCATACCTCTCGGAAGTTTTCCGGTCGGCGATCCTCTCCGTGGAACATGGCCAGACCGAAGCGGCCTTGTCCCTCGGCTATACACCGAGCAGAACCCTGTGGAAGGTGGTAATTCCGCAGTCCTTCGTGGTCTCCATGGGGCCCATCGGCAACTACTTCATCGCCATGATCAAGGACACCGCACTGACATCGGTGATCGCCGTAACCGAGATCCTGAAGACCGCCAACATCCTCAACAGCCAGACCTTCCAAACCACCGCCATCTATACGGCGGCAGCGGTTCTTTATCTCATCATCAGCCTTCCACTCTCGCGCGTTGTGGTTGTGCTGGAACGAAAGGCACGGGCCAGTGGCTGA
- a CDS encoding amino acid ABC transporter ATP-binding protein, giving the protein MWRRLLGKPHVQKRVEVLKGVDLVVHRGETIAILGSSGSGKSTLLRCINKLETIDAGRIYVNGHLIGYEERGGELFDEKASITAQKRTDIGFVFQHFNLFLNKTALGNVMAPLRDVKKLSAADARKVAVPNLEMVGLGDKMDNFPSKLSGGQKQRVAIARALAMEPSVMLFDEPTSALDPELVGEVLSVIKKIAQQGTTMVIVTHEMQFARDIADRIVVMDQGVIVEEGPPSQIFTTPQHPKTRALLSRSGILPA; this is encoded by the coding sequence CTGTGGCGGAGGCTTCTCGGCAAGCCCCACGTGCAAAAACGGGTGGAGGTCCTCAAGGGCGTAGACCTCGTAGTCCACCGTGGCGAGACGATCGCGATTCTGGGGTCCAGCGGGTCCGGCAAAAGCACCCTGCTGCGCTGCATCAACAAGCTTGAAACCATCGATGCCGGCCGCATCTACGTCAACGGCCACCTGATCGGCTACGAGGAGCGTGGCGGTGAACTGTTCGACGAGAAAGCGTCCATCACGGCCCAGAAACGAACCGACATCGGGTTTGTCTTCCAGCACTTCAACCTGTTCCTGAACAAAACGGCACTGGGCAATGTCATGGCGCCGTTGCGGGACGTAAAGAAACTCTCTGCGGCGGACGCCAGGAAGGTCGCCGTTCCCAACCTCGAAATGGTGGGCCTCGGGGACAAGATGGATAACTTTCCCAGCAAGCTTTCCGGAGGCCAGAAACAACGCGTCGCCATCGCCCGTGCGCTCGCGATGGAGCCCAGCGTCATGCTCTTTGACGAGCCAACCTCGGCCCTGGACCCGGAGCTGGTGGGTGAGGTCCTGTCCGTCATCAAGAAGATAGCCCAGCAGGGAACCACCATGGTGATCGTCACGCACGAGATGCAGTTCGCGCGGGACATCGCCGACCGCATCGTCGTCATGGACCAGGGCGTCATCGTGGAAGAAGGTCCACCCAGCCAAATCTTCACCACTCCGCAGCACCCGAAAACGCGGGCGCTGCTGAGCCGCTCGGGAATCCTGCCGGCATAA
- a CDS encoding MBL fold metallo-hydrolase: MSRWLEVGQGNYVLTTQGSLLNTGLIVGTERAMVIDTGGGPRQGREILAAVREKTQLPLVVVNTHAHYDHFFGNAVFADDGVTEFWGHENCAAEIEENGDGQRRLVTADEPEMAAGEGDGVDLVVPNAIVRDQPVLVDLGGQSATLFYLGRGHTDGDLLVGTGTTLYAGDLVEQGAHPSFEDSFPEEWAGALRHISALRHRYEFLIPGHGEPCSDQFVKTMASTMNTAVRQATQATRETPDDATKAIPILPYGPEQSRWFIRRLQETRAHQ; this comes from the coding sequence ATGTCACGATGGCTCGAAGTCGGCCAGGGCAACTATGTGCTGACCACCCAAGGCTCCCTGCTCAATACCGGGCTGATTGTGGGCACCGAGCGGGCCATGGTGATCGACACCGGCGGCGGGCCTCGACAGGGCCGGGAGATCCTCGCCGCCGTGCGGGAAAAGACGCAGCTGCCGCTCGTGGTCGTCAACACGCACGCCCACTATGACCACTTCTTCGGCAACGCCGTGTTCGCCGACGACGGCGTGACGGAATTCTGGGGGCATGAAAACTGCGCGGCGGAGATCGAGGAGAACGGGGACGGCCAGCGGCGGCTCGTGACGGCGGACGAGCCCGAGATGGCCGCCGGTGAAGGCGACGGGGTGGACCTCGTGGTACCCAACGCCATCGTCAGGGACCAACCCGTCCTGGTGGATCTGGGCGGCCAGAGCGCCACCTTGTTCTATCTCGGACGCGGCCACACTGACGGTGATCTGCTGGTGGGAACCGGCACCACCTTGTACGCCGGCGACCTGGTGGAACAGGGGGCGCACCCGTCCTTCGAGGACTCCTTCCCGGAGGAATGGGCCGGTGCCCTGCGGCATATTTCCGCACTGCGGCACCGCTACGAATTTCTGATCCCCGGCCACGGGGAACCCTGCAGCGACCAGTTCGTCAAGACCATGGCCAGCACCATGAACACTGCGGTCCGGCAGGCCACCCAGGCAACCCGGGAAACCCCGGACGACGCCACCAAGGCCATCCCGATCCTGCCCTATGGGCCGGAGCAGTCCCGGTGGTTTATCCGGCGCCTGCAGGAGACCCGCGCGCATCAGTAA
- a CDS encoding MinD/ParA family protein, which produces MPEPVEDNAAATAEHSGQPELRRRRDLRRVDGEDPAARTGTMPVINPRSVPADAAEPPARPTQRSSSWAQAAEAADERFGNPATGTTPVISQVPAAPPQPAAAPASEQPARPDRPAAPGSAPSVPALPTRSARSATRAAALSAPAPDFISSPGLFVREQKPRPVGGLRGALYKMTGGSLNLGPSARQREEDELARRISRQLQGSYNTAVLSLKGGIGKTSTTVGVGLTLAEYRGDPPCAIDANPDSGDLVERALGEGIYQQQAPRTISDLLKNVDSIDSLTALARYMHHAGRLHLIAGEQDPEVSDSLTAEEYLRIRKLISGYYSVALTDCGTGVTHNAMSGILQSADNLIIAAGYAVSGAKRARSTLHWLASHGYEDLARNAVVVITDKDEVSSRVDKDAIEDHLAGICRQLIAVPHDRGVADGDLVTLDALRPETRRAYREIAAAIVDGYV; this is translated from the coding sequence ATGCCCGAACCGGTGGAAGACAACGCAGCTGCCACTGCTGAACACTCAGGACAGCCTGAACTCCGCCGCCGCCGCGACTTGCGTCGCGTCGACGGCGAGGACCCGGCTGCCCGGACAGGAACCATGCCGGTCATCAACCCGCGCAGCGTCCCGGCGGACGCTGCCGAACCGCCCGCCCGCCCCACACAACGCAGCAGTTCCTGGGCGCAGGCCGCCGAAGCCGCCGACGAGCGGTTCGGCAACCCCGCCACCGGCACCACGCCGGTGATCAGCCAGGTGCCGGCCGCGCCCCCGCAGCCCGCCGCTGCGCCGGCCTCGGAGCAGCCCGCCCGCCCGGACCGCCCGGCTGCCCCCGGATCGGCGCCCTCGGTCCCGGCCCTGCCTACCCGGTCCGCCCGGTCGGCGACCCGGGCCGCGGCCCTCAGCGCGCCGGCACCGGATTTCATCAGCTCACCGGGGCTGTTCGTCCGGGAGCAAAAGCCGCGCCCGGTCGGCGGCCTTCGGGGCGCGCTCTACAAAATGACGGGCGGCAGCCTGAACCTCGGCCCCAGCGCCCGGCAGCGCGAAGAGGACGAGCTGGCCCGCCGGATCTCCCGGCAGCTCCAGGGCAGCTACAACACCGCCGTGTTGAGTCTCAAGGGCGGCATCGGTAAGACTTCCACCACCGTCGGCGTCGGCCTGACGCTGGCCGAATACCGGGGCGATCCGCCGTGCGCCATCGACGCGAACCCGGATTCCGGGGACCTGGTGGAGCGCGCCCTCGGGGAGGGGATTTACCAGCAGCAGGCTCCGAGGACCATCAGCGACCTGCTGAAGAACGTTGACTCCATCGACTCGCTGACCGCGCTGGCCCGCTACATGCACCACGCGGGCCGGCTGCACCTGATCGCCGGAGAACAGGATCCGGAGGTGTCCGATTCGCTCACCGCGGAAGAGTACCTGCGCATCCGCAAGCTAATTTCGGGCTACTACTCCGTGGCCCTCACCGACTGCGGCACCGGCGTCACGCACAACGCCATGAGTGGAATTCTGCAATCCGCGGACAACCTCATTATCGCCGCAGGCTATGCCGTCAGCGGGGCCAAACGGGCCCGCAGCACCCTGCACTGGCTCGCAAGCCATGGTTACGAGGACCTGGCGCGCAACGCCGTCGTCGTCATCACCGACAAAGATGAAGTCTCCTCCCGGGTGGACAAGGACGCCATCGAGGACCACCTCGCCGGCATCTGCCGCCAGCTGATCGCCGTCCCGCACGACCGCGGGGTGGCCGACGGCGACCTCGTCACGCTCGACGCGTTGCGGCCGGAGACCCGGCGGGCGTACCGCGAAATTGCCGCCGCAATCGTCGATGGCTACGTTTAG
- a CDS encoding GAF and ANTAR domain-containing protein, with the protein MSNYTADDAALQLQDLIMGTDSVEDFLARLAKFSAATLSHSIGQDIECGVTLQRRKKSTTVAGSSDDAVMLDRIEHLMGDGPCIEALRTQAVVLLADVGTDPRWPKYQAELATHGCRTTLGVPLVIGDGSAAALNFFAFAPGVFTPDVVAEAAGFADLAGRALRLAVRIGTAQTRAEDLQAAMEHRTTIDLACGVVMAQNRCSQDEAMRILTRVSSNRNQKLRVVAGDILANLTAGEVRTHFDA; encoded by the coding sequence ATGAGCAATTACACCGCGGACGACGCTGCCCTTCAGCTGCAAGACCTCATTATGGGCACAGACAGCGTCGAAGACTTCCTTGCCCGCCTGGCGAAATTCTCTGCAGCGACCCTGAGCCACTCCATCGGGCAGGACATCGAATGCGGTGTGACGCTCCAGCGCCGGAAGAAATCCACCACCGTGGCCGGCAGCAGCGATGACGCCGTGATGCTGGACCGGATCGAACACCTCATGGGTGACGGGCCCTGCATCGAGGCCCTCCGAACCCAGGCGGTCGTGCTCCTTGCCGATGTCGGCACAGACCCGCGCTGGCCGAAATACCAGGCCGAACTCGCCACCCACGGCTGCCGTACCACCCTGGGCGTTCCGCTGGTCATCGGCGACGGCTCCGCCGCGGCGCTGAACTTCTTTGCCTTCGCACCCGGGGTGTTCACCCCCGACGTCGTGGCCGAAGCCGCTGGGTTCGCCGATCTCGCCGGGCGGGCCCTACGCCTGGCGGTGCGGATCGGCACCGCCCAGACACGCGCCGAAGACCTGCAGGCGGCCATGGAACACCGCACCACCATCGACCTGGCCTGCGGAGTCGTGATGGCGCAGAACCGGTGCTCGCAGGACGAAGCCATGCGCATCCTTACCAGGGTTTCCAGCAACCGGAACCAGAAGCTCCGGGTGGTGGCCGGGGATATCCTCGCCAACCTCACCGCCGGGGAAGTCCGCACCCACTTCGACGCCTGA
- a CDS encoding MFS transporter: MTTTDTAAFSLRSIAVPAFGPALLFSIGEGAILPVVALSARDLGASVAVAALIVTLIGLGSWFFNLPASVITLKFGERWAIVGAAAASAVALAAAAVAPLIPGGIWLLAAAMVVVGMAASVFSLARQKYLTEAVPVALRARALSTLGGVNRIGIFIGPFIGAAAMHFAGLSGAYWVGVVGMAAAAVVSIRIPDLVARPTADGGVPVQQATLRSVAVSHAGVFLSLGMGVLLLSALRASRQVVIPLWADHLGMDATQASLIYGLSGAIDMLVFYPAGRLMDRRGRQWVAIPSNLIMGAAMLLIPLSTGFVGLLLAALLIGFGNGISSGLNMTLGADFSPDNGRSQFLGLWRFLADAGATGGPVLLSGVTAAASLGAGVAATGVLGFAAAVVFAVTIPRLRHRRNY, translated from the coding sequence ATGACCACCACAGACACGGCTGCCTTCAGCCTCCGCAGTATCGCCGTCCCCGCCTTCGGCCCGGCGCTGCTGTTCAGCATCGGCGAGGGCGCCATCCTTCCTGTGGTGGCCCTGTCCGCCCGCGACCTCGGTGCCTCCGTGGCCGTCGCCGCGCTGATCGTCACCCTGATCGGCCTGGGCTCGTGGTTCTTCAACCTCCCTGCCTCGGTCATCACCCTGAAGTTCGGCGAACGCTGGGCGATCGTAGGCGCGGCAGCCGCGAGCGCCGTCGCCCTGGCCGCCGCGGCAGTGGCTCCGCTGATACCGGGGGGGATCTGGCTGCTGGCCGCGGCGATGGTCGTCGTCGGCATGGCCGCGAGCGTCTTCAGCCTGGCCCGGCAGAAGTACTTGACCGAAGCCGTGCCGGTCGCCCTCCGAGCGCGGGCACTGTCCACGCTGGGCGGAGTGAACCGGATCGGCATCTTCATCGGTCCCTTCATCGGTGCGGCCGCGATGCATTTCGCCGGGCTGTCCGGCGCGTACTGGGTGGGCGTTGTCGGCATGGCTGCGGCCGCCGTCGTCTCCATCCGCATCCCTGACCTCGTGGCCAGGCCGACGGCAGACGGCGGCGTGCCCGTCCAGCAGGCCACGTTGCGCAGCGTCGCCGTCTCCCACGCCGGGGTGTTCCTGAGTCTGGGCATGGGGGTGCTGCTGCTGAGCGCGCTGCGGGCTTCCCGGCAGGTGGTGATCCCGCTCTGGGCGGATCACCTCGGGATGGACGCGACGCAGGCGTCCCTGATTTACGGGCTCTCCGGCGCCATCGACATGCTCGTGTTCTACCCGGCCGGCAGGCTGATGGACCGCAGGGGCAGGCAGTGGGTGGCCATCCCGTCAAACCTCATCATGGGCGCGGCCATGCTGCTGATCCCGCTCAGCACCGGCTTTGTCGGCTTGTTGCTCGCCGCCCTCCTGATCGGGTTCGGCAACGGCATCAGCTCCGGGTTGAACATGACCCTGGGTGCGGACTTCTCGCCAGACAACGGCCGCAGCCAGTTCTTAGGGCTCTGGCGGTTCCTGGCCGACGCCGGGGCCACCGGCGGCCCGGTGCTGCTCTCCGGCGTCACTGCCGCCGCCTCGCTAGGTGCCGGGGTAGCCGCCACCGGGGTGCTGGGGTTTGCCGCCGCCGTCGTCTTCGCGGTCACCATTCCCCGCCTTAGGCACCGCCGCAACTACTGA
- a CDS encoding NAD(P)/FAD-dependent oxidoreductase: MNQSSESLDAVVVGAGAAGLAAGYQLNRTGQRFEILEAGPRVGESWRHRWESLRLFTPAQHDALPGLTYPAARNTYPGKNDFADYLESYVAHFGLPVRTGIRVEAVASAGDEFALSTSKGSVRAANVIVATGANALPRIPATAVGLEPAIRQLHSSNYRGPDDVPDGEVLVVGAGTSGSEIALELSATHRVLLSGRPTPHIPDLLLRYAGGVYWSFLHSVLTLRTPVGRKVASEFHKRGAPLIRISPKDLDAAGVVRVPRLSGTTGGRPMVDGGGPASVRTVIWATGYRPDLDWIEGLELTPWGWPETKRGVVPRIPGLYFVGMPFQYALTSGLIGGVGRDAAYVVRHLAGRTGAGSVVAAVPKAGNGDREDDGGGKPQHPGGGYPGT, from the coding sequence ATGAACCAGTCCAGCGAAAGTCTCGATGCCGTGGTTGTCGGCGCAGGTGCGGCCGGCCTTGCCGCCGGTTACCAGCTCAACAGGACTGGTCAGCGCTTTGAGATCCTCGAGGCCGGCCCGCGGGTCGGCGAGTCCTGGCGCCACCGCTGGGAATCCCTGCGCCTGTTTACCCCTGCGCAGCACGACGCACTCCCTGGGCTCACCTACCCGGCGGCGCGTAATACGTACCCGGGCAAGAACGACTTCGCGGACTACCTCGAGAGCTACGTCGCGCATTTCGGCCTGCCGGTTCGGACCGGCATCCGGGTGGAGGCAGTCGCCTCGGCGGGGGACGAATTTGCCCTGAGCACCTCGAAAGGCAGTGTGCGGGCGGCCAACGTGATCGTGGCCACCGGCGCCAACGCACTCCCCCGGATTCCTGCGACTGCGGTCGGGCTGGAGCCCGCCATTCGACAGCTTCACAGCTCCAATTACCGCGGCCCGGACGACGTGCCAGACGGTGAGGTGCTTGTGGTGGGAGCGGGAACCTCAGGATCCGAGATCGCCCTGGAGCTCTCCGCGACGCACCGGGTGCTGCTTTCAGGCCGGCCCACCCCGCACATTCCGGACCTGCTGCTCCGCTATGCCGGCGGGGTGTATTGGAGCTTCCTCCACTCAGTCCTGACGCTTCGCACGCCCGTTGGGCGCAAGGTGGCATCGGAGTTCCACAAGCGTGGAGCGCCCCTTATCCGGATTTCTCCGAAGGACCTCGACGCGGCCGGCGTGGTTCGCGTTCCGCGGTTGTCTGGCACAACTGGGGGTCGGCCCATGGTCGATGGCGGCGGGCCCGCGTCCGTGCGGACCGTTATCTGGGCCACTGGGTACCGCCCGGACCTGGATTGGATCGAAGGGCTGGAGTTGACGCCATGGGGCTGGCCAGAGACCAAAAGAGGCGTTGTCCCCCGGATACCGGGGTTGTACTTCGTCGGCATGCCCTTCCAGTACGCCCTCACTTCAGGCCTCATCGGCGGGGTGGGCCGGGACGCGGCTTACGTGGTCCGGCATCTCGCAGGACGTACCGGCGCCGGCTCAGTAGTTGCGGCGGTGCCTAAGGCGGGGAATGGTGACCGCGAAGACGACGGCGGCGGCAAACCCCAGCACCCCGGTGGCGGCTACCCCGGCACCTAG
- a CDS encoding TetR/AcrR family transcriptional regulator, producing the protein MERTTRRAVQAAATRAAVVQAAGRLFAADGYVRTTVDAVAAESGVAVQTIYNSVGNKAALLSAVLDEAAAGPGARASVLELMRERTRNAADLPALIAVLADWFVEVHPRTAGINAVIARAAALDDAAARLEKERGQQRLRRYEEAAAAARARGGLSSGMTDAEGAAAIWSLGHPQVYRAMVQDTGWPVPAYRDWMAAALAAVLA; encoded by the coding sequence ATGGAAAGGACCACGAGGCGGGCGGTTCAGGCGGCCGCCACCCGGGCCGCCGTCGTCCAAGCAGCGGGACGACTGTTCGCCGCTGATGGGTACGTCCGCACGACGGTGGACGCGGTCGCCGCCGAAAGCGGCGTCGCCGTCCAGACCATCTACAACTCGGTGGGAAACAAGGCGGCGCTCCTCTCCGCAGTGCTCGACGAAGCCGCGGCAGGGCCGGGCGCGCGGGCCAGCGTGCTGGAACTCATGCGAGAGCGAACTCGGAACGCCGCCGACCTTCCCGCCCTGATCGCCGTGCTCGCAGACTGGTTCGTCGAAGTGCACCCGCGTACCGCCGGTATTAACGCGGTCATTGCCCGGGCAGCGGCTCTCGACGACGCCGCCGCGCGTCTGGAGAAGGAACGCGGGCAACAGCGGTTGCGGCGCTACGAGGAGGCCGCAGCGGCAGCAAGGGCGCGCGGCGGGCTCAGTTCCGGAATGACCGACGCCGAGGGGGCTGCCGCCATCTGGTCGCTCGGGCACCCGCAGGTCTACCGTGCCATGGTGCAGGACACCGGCTGGCCGGTGCCGGCCTACCGTGACTGGATGGCCGCAGCCCTTGCCGCCGTCCTTGCCTAA
- a CDS encoding phosphatase PAP2 family protein, giving the protein MNSRQEERSTRQAPPDRNPRGRAAASPVSGPRGPGWASGLLFLLGTLGCIVGVAATYYFFVRTTTGQFIDESALVEAVGMYGTAGKAATELLDGLPALSLLIGTLVVAVVTVVKRRWAAAGIAVAAAAGANIATQLLKNLVPDRPFRGIETLELNSLPSGHTTLAASAAAAVFLMVSPRWRPLAGFLGGSFAVATGVSTLINQWHRPADVVAAFLMVGAFTLPAGWLIMRSGQRWNVWEGYNRHWASARLWVALPVLAGLASAAVAAYSLLKIAPGPWQEGSTTNYFWAGTSLIVITGYLATVAGVWLFGHAARRRR; this is encoded by the coding sequence ATGAATTCTCGGCAAGAAGAACGCAGCACCCGACAGGCGCCACCGGACCGGAACCCCCGGGGCCGCGCCGCAGCGAGCCCGGTTTCGGGCCCTCGCGGACCGGGCTGGGCCTCCGGTCTGCTTTTCCTGCTGGGCACCCTCGGCTGCATTGTGGGCGTCGCTGCCACCTATTACTTCTTCGTGCGCACCACCACGGGCCAGTTCATTGATGAATCGGCGCTGGTGGAGGCCGTTGGGATGTATGGCACCGCGGGCAAGGCCGCTACCGAGCTCCTCGACGGGCTGCCAGCGCTGTCCCTGCTGATCGGCACACTGGTGGTCGCCGTTGTCACCGTGGTTAAGCGCCGCTGGGCTGCGGCCGGGATCGCCGTCGCGGCCGCTGCCGGGGCGAACATTGCCACCCAGCTCCTGAAGAACCTCGTCCCGGACCGGCCGTTCCGCGGAATTGAAACCCTGGAACTCAACTCCCTTCCCTCCGGCCACACCACCCTGGCTGCGTCTGCCGCGGCGGCGGTCTTCCTGATGGTCTCACCGCGCTGGCGTCCGCTGGCCGGCTTCCTGGGTGGCAGCTTCGCCGTCGCCACTGGGGTGTCAACGCTCATCAATCAGTGGCACCGTCCCGCCGACGTCGTGGCCGCCTTCCTTATGGTGGGAGCATTCACTCTCCCCGCGGGCTGGCTGATTATGCGCTCCGGCCAGCGCTGGAATGTCTGGGAGGGCTACAACCGGCACTGGGCGTCCGCCCGGCTGTGGGTTGCCCTCCCGGTGCTGGCGGGCCTTGCCTCCGCTGCTGTGGCCGCGTACTCGCTGCTGAAGATTGCGCCGGGACCCTGGCAGGAGGGCAGCACGACGAACTACTTCTGGGCCGGCACCTCGCTCATCGTCATTACCGGCTACCTGGCCACCGTTGCCGGCGTGTGGTTGTTCGGCCACGCCGCCCGACGGCGCCGGTAG